The Neurospora crassa OR74A linkage group IV, whole genome shotgun sequence genome has a segment encoding these proteins:
- a CDS encoding NAD dehydrogenase produces the protein MTLILAPKGRLTAATIRNVVTSSVLPITRTGHHHGRLRPFSHTSASHADFTHAVIGGGVVGLAIAQQLARRSSSPSTLLLERHSAVGTETSSRNSEVIHAGIYYGAGTLKTELCIRGKNLLYELCEKHAVPHKRVGKWIVAQNQAQREALQRIHDFCVNEINVPVRWVSREEAQRREPAVRAEAGILESPTTGIVDSHSLMVCLQGRFEEAGGTVALASAVTAIRPVGGANANGKEGWELTVRDTTTGESSTITTSTIINSAGLGAVDVHNMIVPPSQHKQMFYAKGNYFSYTSSSPKVSTLIYPAPEPGAGGLGTHLTLDLAGRIKFGPDVEWVDSPDDLAVNSARLPEAIEAVKKYLPDLDDTQLQPDYAGIRPKLGKAGAVAQGKGFVDFVIRREEGYEGWVNLLNIESPGLTSSLAIAEKVEGLLYG, from the coding sequence ATGACACTCATCCTTGCACCGAAAGGTCGACTCACAGCAGCGACAATACGGAATGTAGTTACGTCATCGGTTCTCCCAATAACACGGACTGGCCATCACCATGGCAGGCTCCGTCCTTTCTCCCACACCTCCGCCTCGCACGCCGACTTCACCCACGCCGTGATAGGCGGCGGCGTAGTCGGCCTCGCCATCGCGCAGCAACTAGCCCGGcgctcttcctccccttccacccTCCTTTTGGAGCGTCACTCCGCCGTCGGCACCGAGACCTCCTCGCGCAACAGCGAAGTCATCCACGCCGGTATCTACTACGGCGCTGGCACTCTCAAGACGGAGCTTTGCATCCGGGGCAAGAATTTGCTGTACGAGCTCTGCGAGAAGCACGCGGTTCCCCACAAGCGTGTGGGCAAATGGATCGTCGCGCAGAATCAGGCCCAACGCGAGGCGCTGCAGCGCATCCATGACTTCTGCGTCAACGAAATCAACGTGCCCGTGCGCTGGGTGTCGCGTGAGGAAGCGCAACGTCGTGAGCCGGCAGTGCGCGCCGAAGCTGGGATCTTGGAGTCTCCGACGACGGGCATTGTGGATTCCCACTCGCTGATGGTCTGTCTCCAGGGCCGCTTCGAAGAAGCAGGCGGGACGGTGGCGCTCGCCAGCGCCGTCACGGCCATTCGGCCCGTTGGCGGTGCCAATGCTAACGGAAAGGAGGGCTGGGAACTCACAGTCcgcgacaccaccaccggcgaATCATCCACCATTACCACCTCAACGATCATCAACTCCGCCGGCCTCGGCGCCGTCGACGTCCACAACATGATTGTCCCGCCCTCACAACACAAACAAATGTTCTACGCAAAAGGAAACTACTTCTCctacacctcctcctctcccaaagTCTCAACCCTCATCTACCCTGCTCCAGAACCCGGCGCGGGCGGGCTGGGCACGCACCTCACCCTCGACCTGGCGGGCAGGATCAAGTTCGGCCCGGATGTGGAATGGGTCGATTCCCCCGACGATTTGGCTGTAAACTCGGCGAGGTTGCCGGAGGCGATCGAAGCAGTTAAGAAGTACCTGCCGGACTTGGATGATACCCAGTTACAGCCAGATTATGCGGGCATCAGGCCGAAGCTGGGGAAGGCGGGGGCGGTGGCGCAGGGGAAGGGATTTGTAGACTTTGTGATTAGGAGGGAAGAGGGGTATGAGGGGTGGGTGAACTTGTTGAATATTGAGAGTCCGGGGTTGACGAGCTCGTTGGCTATTGCGGAGAAGGTGGAGGGGTTGTTGTACGGATGA